A window of Ananas comosus cultivar F153 linkage group 4, ASM154086v1, whole genome shotgun sequence contains these coding sequences:
- the LOC109708651 gene encoding lipoamide acyltransferase component of branched-chain alpha-keto acid dehydrogenase complex, mitochondrial isoform X1, with translation MAWRRLARTVRHPRPLPPLCGAAISTKAPSSESVPPRFGFSRLLPLSPLGAAPISPTFPPCSGSLIGRCGLGKAMRWFSSQAWVDVPTGGVVEVPLAQTGEGIAECELLKWFVEEGDQVEEFQRLCEVQSDKATIEITSRFKGKVLQILFVPGDIVKVGETLLKILVEDTPSSLDTQSPLTSVSDFAGVDCESSSDAEEEIVGGILATPAVRHLAKQHGININDIRGTGKDGRVLKEDILNFVSSKITSQEPPSISRTIIDEDELELLNNGKTLNMNFVENQHYEDKTIPLRGYQRSMVKSMSMAAKVPHFHYLEEINCDALVDLKAAFQSGNTDQNVKHTFLPFLIKALSAALSKYPLLNSSFHEEANEVIVKGWHNIGVAMATPYGLVVPNIKKVQSLSVLEITKELSRLQLLASNNKLSSEDITGGTITLSNIGAIGGKFGSPLLNLPEVAIIAIGRIHKLPRYDDDDETIYPASVTNVTIGADHRVVDGATVARFCNEWKLLIEKPELLLLHMR, from the exons ATGGCGTGGAGGCGCCTCGCTCGAACTGTTCGTCACCCTCGGCCGCTTCCCCCGCTCTGCGGCGCCGCGATCTCCACCAAAGCCCCTTCTTCCGAATCGGTTCCGCCGCGTTTCGGTTTCtctcgtcttcttcctctctctcccctcgGCGCCGCTCCGATCTCGCCCACTTTCCCTCCATGCTCCGGTTCA TTGATCGGTCGATGTGGTTTGGGGAAGGCGATGAGGTGGTTTTCAAGCCAAGCGTGGGTTGATGTGCCCACTGGTGGAGTTGTGGAGGTGCCTCTGGCGCAAACAGGCGAGGGCATCGCCGAGTGCGAGCTCCTCAAGTGGTTCGTCGAGGAG GGTGATCAAGTGGAAGAATTtcaaaggctttgtgaggtaCAAAGTGACAAAGCCACTATTGAAATTACAAGCCGCTTCAAAGGAAAAGTCCTTCAAATTCTTTTTGTTCCCGGTGATATAGTGAAG GTTGGTGAGACTTTATTGAAGATTCTTGTTGAAGACACTCCAAGCTCTTTAGACACTCAAAGTCCTTTGACATCTGTCTCTGATTTTGCTGGAGTAGATTGTGAAAGCTCATCAGATGCAGAAGAAGAGATTGTTGGGGGAATTTTAGCTACACCTGCCGTTAGGCACCTAGCAAAGCAGCATGGTATAAACATAAATGATATTCGTGGAACAGGAAAAGATGGAAGGGTTTTGAAAGAAGATATTCTGAATTTTGTTTCTAGCAAGATTACAAGCCAAGAACCACCTTCAATTTCACGAACTATTATTGATGAAGATGAACTTGAGCTACTGAACAATGGGAAAacattaaatatgaattttgtcGAAAATCAACATTATGAAGATAAGACGATTCCTCTCAG GGGATATCAGAGATCGATGGTCAAATCAATGAGCATGGCTGCAAAAGTACCCCATTTTCATTACCTAGAAGAAATAAACTGCGATGCTCTTGTAGATCTTAAGGCTGCATTCCAAAGTGGAAATACAGATCAAAATGTCAAGCACACATTTCTTCCTTTCCTCATAAAGGCTCTCTCAGCGGCTTTGAGTAAATATCCTCTGTTGAATAGCTCCTTCCATGAGGAAGCCAATGAAGTTATCGTTAAAG GTTGGCACAATATTGGAGTTGCGATGGCCACTCCTTATGGTTTAGTTGTGCCGAACATAAAGAAGGTTCAATCATTATCAGTATTGGAG ATCACGAAGGAATTGTCGCGGCTACAGCTGTTGGCATCAAATAACAAGCTAAGCTCTGAAGATATTACTGGGGGAACAATAACATTGAGCAACATCGGAGCCATCGGTGGAAAGTTCGGATCTCCACTTCTTAACTTACCTGAAGTGGCCATTATTGCAATTGGACGGATTCATAAACTTCCCcgttatgatgatgatgacgaaaCTATATATCCTGCTTCTGTAACCAAT GTGACTATCGGGGCTGATCATAGAGTAGTAGATGGAGCCACAGTTGCTAGGTTCTGTAACGAGTGGAAGCTTCTGATCGAAAAGCCGGAGCTGCTTTTGTTACACATGAGATGA
- the LOC109708651 gene encoding lipoamide acyltransferase component of branched-chain alpha-keto acid dehydrogenase complex, mitochondrial isoform X2, translating into MRWFSSQAWVDVPTGGVVEVPLAQTGEGIAECELLKWFVEEGDQVEEFQRLCEVQSDKATIEITSRFKGKVLQILFVPGDIVKVGETLLKILVEDTPSSLDTQSPLTSVSDFAGVDCESSSDAEEEIVGGILATPAVRHLAKQHGININDIRGTGKDGRVLKEDILNFVSSKITSQEPPSISRTIIDEDELELLNNGKTLNMNFVENQHYEDKTIPLRGYQRSMVKSMSMAAKVPHFHYLEEINCDALVDLKAAFQSGNTDQNVKHTFLPFLIKALSAALSKYPLLNSSFHEEANEVIVKGWHNIGVAMATPYGLVVPNIKKVQSLSVLEITKELSRLQLLASNNKLSSEDITGGTITLSNIGAIGGKFGSPLLNLPEVAIIAIGRIHKLPRYDDDDETIYPASVTNVTIGADHRVVDGATVARFCNEWKLLIEKPELLLLHMR; encoded by the exons ATGAGGTGGTTTTCAAGCCAAGCGTGGGTTGATGTGCCCACTGGTGGAGTTGTGGAGGTGCCTCTGGCGCAAACAGGCGAGGGCATCGCCGAGTGCGAGCTCCTCAAGTGGTTCGTCGAGGAG GGTGATCAAGTGGAAGAATTtcaaaggctttgtgaggtaCAAAGTGACAAAGCCACTATTGAAATTACAAGCCGCTTCAAAGGAAAAGTCCTTCAAATTCTTTTTGTTCCCGGTGATATAGTGAAG GTTGGTGAGACTTTATTGAAGATTCTTGTTGAAGACACTCCAAGCTCTTTAGACACTCAAAGTCCTTTGACATCTGTCTCTGATTTTGCTGGAGTAGATTGTGAAAGCTCATCAGATGCAGAAGAAGAGATTGTTGGGGGAATTTTAGCTACACCTGCCGTTAGGCACCTAGCAAAGCAGCATGGTATAAACATAAATGATATTCGTGGAACAGGAAAAGATGGAAGGGTTTTGAAAGAAGATATTCTGAATTTTGTTTCTAGCAAGATTACAAGCCAAGAACCACCTTCAATTTCACGAACTATTATTGATGAAGATGAACTTGAGCTACTGAACAATGGGAAAacattaaatatgaattttgtcGAAAATCAACATTATGAAGATAAGACGATTCCTCTCAG GGGATATCAGAGATCGATGGTCAAATCAATGAGCATGGCTGCAAAAGTACCCCATTTTCATTACCTAGAAGAAATAAACTGCGATGCTCTTGTAGATCTTAAGGCTGCATTCCAAAGTGGAAATACAGATCAAAATGTCAAGCACACATTTCTTCCTTTCCTCATAAAGGCTCTCTCAGCGGCTTTGAGTAAATATCCTCTGTTGAATAGCTCCTTCCATGAGGAAGCCAATGAAGTTATCGTTAAAG GTTGGCACAATATTGGAGTTGCGATGGCCACTCCTTATGGTTTAGTTGTGCCGAACATAAAGAAGGTTCAATCATTATCAGTATTGGAG ATCACGAAGGAATTGTCGCGGCTACAGCTGTTGGCATCAAATAACAAGCTAAGCTCTGAAGATATTACTGGGGGAACAATAACATTGAGCAACATCGGAGCCATCGGTGGAAAGTTCGGATCTCCACTTCTTAACTTACCTGAAGTGGCCATTATTGCAATTGGACGGATTCATAAACTTCCCcgttatgatgatgatgacgaaaCTATATATCCTGCTTCTGTAACCAAT GTGACTATCGGGGCTGATCATAGAGTAGTAGATGGAGCCACAGTTGCTAGGTTCTGTAACGAGTGGAAGCTTCTGATCGAAAAGCCGGAGCTGCTTTTGTTACACATGAGATGA